From a single Raphanus sativus cultivar WK10039 chromosome 3, ASM80110v3, whole genome shotgun sequence genomic region:
- the LOC108844414 gene encoding histone H2B.3, which translates to MAPKAAEKKPAEKKPAEKAPAEKKPKAGKKLPKDPTSAVAGDKKKKRSKKSVETYKIYIFKVLKQVHPDIGISSKAMGIMNSFINDIFEKLAGESSKLARYNKKPTITSREIQTAVRLVLPGELAKHAVSEGTKAVTKFTSS; encoded by the coding sequence ATGGCTCCCAAAGCAGCAGAGAAGAAGCCCGCTGAGAAGAAGCCAGCCGAGAAAGCTCCGGCGGAGAAGAAGCCAAAGGCCGGGAAGAAGCTCCCGAAGGATCCCACCTCCGCCGTCGCCggagacaagaagaagaagcggtcGAAGAAGAGCGTGGAGACGTACAAGATCTACATCTTCAAGGTGCTGAAGCAGGTCCACCCAGACATCGGGATCTCGAGCAAGGCCATGGGGATCATGAACAGCTTCATCAACGACATCTTCGAGAAGCTCGCCGGCGAGTCTTCAAAGCTCGCAAGGTACAACAAGAAGCCTACTATTACTTCCAGGGAGATCCAGACGGCTGTGAGACTCGTCTTGCCTGGAGAGTTGGCGAAACACGCCGTTTCGGAGGGGACCAAGGCGGTGACTAAGTTCACGAGCTCTTAG